A single region of the Chitinivibrionales bacterium genome encodes:
- a CDS encoding AAA family ATPase, which yields MPKGKTKYFVLDTNVILHDSSCIHQFEDNDIVVPICVIEELDNFKRGNDVINFHARDFLRTLDSLSGDKLFDGGAKIGPRLGKILIKLEDLFHPDLQLNFTQDKADHHILNAAYCLAKEKSDKPVILVSKDVNLRMKAKSIGIAAQDYTTDHVRDISTLYTGRRIEEHVDEALIDKMYQEPYNAEVSEFALKKTMLANEYAILRNSKKSALATYDPLVQIIKRVDKTSAYSIKPKNAEQTFALHALMNEDVRLVSIAGKAGTGKTLLALAAALEQRKHYRQIFMARPVVPLSNKDIGYLPGDIRSKLDPYMQPLFDNLGVIQNQFPETDAKHTRIKEFLEQDKLVIAPLSYIRGRSLVNIFFIVDEAQNLTPHEVKTIITRAGEGTKMVFTGDIFQIDHPYLDSHSNGLSYLIEKMQGQNIHAHITLEKGERSKLAEIASDLL from the coding sequence ATGCCCAAAGGTAAAACCAAGTATTTTGTGCTTGATACGAATGTCATTCTCCATGACAGCTCATGTATCCATCAGTTTGAAGACAATGATATTGTTGTACCGATATGCGTAATCGAGGAGCTTGATAATTTCAAGCGGGGTAATGATGTTATTAACTTTCATGCCCGTGATTTTCTCCGCACGCTCGATTCACTGAGTGGTGACAAGCTTTTTGACGGCGGCGCGAAAATCGGTCCGCGGCTCGGGAAAATCCTGATCAAACTCGAAGACCTCTTTCATCCCGACCTTCAACTCAATTTCACCCAGGATAAAGCCGACCACCATATTTTAAATGCAGCCTACTGCTTAGCGAAAGAAAAAAGCGATAAGCCGGTAATTCTGGTCAGCAAAGATGTTAACCTTCGGATGAAAGCCAAATCGATCGGTATCGCCGCTCAGGATTATACGACCGACCATGTCCGCGACATTTCGACATTGTATACCGGACGGCGCATTGAAGAACATGTTGATGAAGCGTTGATTGACAAGATGTACCAGGAACCCTATAATGCCGAGGTTTCGGAATTCGCCTTGAAAAAGACGATGCTCGCCAATGAGTATGCAATCCTCCGCAACTCGAAAAAATCGGCCCTGGCAACCTATGATCCCCTTGTGCAAATAATCAAACGGGTTGACAAAACATCGGCCTACAGTATCAAACCCAAAAATGCCGAACAGACCTTTGCTCTTCATGCCCTGATGAACGAAGATGTTCGCCTGGTGAGTATTGCCGGCAAAGCCGGTACCGGTAAAACGCTTCTTGCCCTTGCCGCGGCACTCGAACAACGTAAACACTACCGCCAGATATTCATGGCCCGGCCGGTGGTCCCCCTGAGTAATAAAGATATCGGCTATCTTCCCGGAGATATCCGCTCAAAACTCGATCCCTATATGCAACCGCTGTTCGATAACTTAGGGGTAATCCAGAACCAATTTCCCGAAACCGATGCCAAACACACACGGATCAAAGAATTTCTGGAACAGGATAAACTGGTCATCGCCCCCCTCTCCTATATCCGTGGACGAAGTCTGGTGAATATTTTCTTTATTGTCGATGAAGCCCAGAACCTGACCCCCCATGAAGTGAAAACGATTATTACCCGGGCAGGCGAAGGCACCAAGATGGTGTTTACCGGCGATATTTTCCAGATCGATCACCCATACCTCGACAGCCATTCCAATGGCCTCAGCTACCTGATCGAAAAAATGCAGGGCCAGAATATCCATGCCCATATCACCCTGGAAAAAGGGGAACGGTCAAAACTGGCCGAGATCGCCAGCGATTTGTTGTAA
- a CDS encoding efflux RND transporter periplasmic adaptor subunit yields MSLTRIGISKNCRETGGIPMNKLRVLALAGLVFACGCRSPKDKKREDTQTEVKAPTPVEAIVVSKSTLSKIISASGVAQGIREATVVAETRGKIRSVQFRLGQYVKKGQLLVQVEESVQKAGYEQAKKAREAAEMNLRVIQKLYDEGNASEGELTGAQAQMTTAQAALESAQKVYNDCRIIASIAGYIAHRDASVETGNYLAAGTPVARIVNISSLKTTVPVGELEIGLLKTGARADILVPAIGDTLCAGKVTAIAAGSDPATGSYPVEIVWNNTRDRKIKSGMSVRVTIHTQSEDSVILAPSGAVVEKDRKDAVFVNSHGKATVRFVTLGRNSGNNVEIINGLDVGNVLLTSGMTSLGRGDSIIATVKNRPEAPDEHR; encoded by the coding sequence ATGTCTCTTACTCGAATCGGAATATCAAAAAACTGTCGGGAAACTGGAGGTATACCAATGAATAAATTGCGCGTACTCGCACTTGCAGGTCTGGTCTTTGCATGCGGCTGCCGGTCGCCCAAGGATAAGAAAAGGGAGGACACTCAAACCGAAGTCAAAGCGCCGACACCGGTTGAAGCGATTGTTGTCTCCAAATCGACATTGTCGAAAATAATCAGCGCCTCCGGTGTTGCCCAGGGGATCCGGGAAGCCACTGTCGTTGCGGAAACCCGGGGGAAAATCCGGAGCGTTCAGTTCAGACTGGGCCAGTATGTCAAAAAAGGACAGCTCCTTGTGCAGGTCGAAGAATCGGTGCAGAAAGCTGGATACGAACAAGCAAAGAAGGCGCGTGAAGCTGCAGAAATGAACCTTCGGGTAATACAGAAACTCTACGATGAAGGAAATGCATCGGAAGGTGAATTGACCGGTGCGCAGGCCCAGATGACCACTGCACAGGCTGCGCTCGAATCTGCTCAAAAGGTATATAACGACTGCAGAATTATCGCATCCATTGCCGGCTATATCGCCCATAGGGATGCATCGGTTGAAACGGGCAATTACCTTGCTGCCGGTACCCCGGTAGCGCGGATTGTGAATATCTCTTCGCTTAAAACAACGGTCCCGGTAGGTGAGCTTGAAATAGGTCTTCTCAAAACCGGCGCCCGGGCAGATATCCTGGTACCGGCAATCGGCGATACACTGTGTGCCGGAAAAGTAACCGCCATTGCTGCAGGAAGCGATCCTGCAACCGGCTCCTATCCTGTGGAAATTGTCTGGAACAATACCCGCGACCGGAAAATCAAATCGGGCATGTCGGTGCGGGTGACTATTCATACCCAAAGCGAGGACTCGGTGATCCTGGCGCCCTCGGGCGCGGTAGTCGAAAAAGACCGCAAGGATGCTGTTTTTGTGAACTCCCACGGAAAAGCAACGGTCCGTTTTGTCACCCTTGGCAGAAACTCGGGGAACAATGTCGAGATAATTAACGGCCTCGATGTGGGCAATGTCCTTCTGACAAGCGGCATGACCTCCCTGGGCCGGGGTGATTCGATCATAGCGACCGTTAAAAACAGACCGGAGGCCCCCGATGAACATCGGTAA
- a CDS encoding AcrB/AcrD/AcrF family protein: protein MNIGKFSVTNSVFVNILMAAILFLGIFSFIRLPREVMSEVNFSWVLIAVPYPGVSAEEVEKNITSKIEQEVSDVDHIKKITSTTRDGYCTIFAQFEDIISDDEFRRAYQDLRAEFDKVELPEGTLEPYIDDFSSSDMLSILSINMIDNAGNTRVLNKAAEDLKDKLLDVDDISKVEFYGGQEREIWIQIDRDRMEAFGISLDEVISSVRLKNTNIPGGSLDLDNRSYNLKTRGEITRSADFADIIVRRRPDEGSVAVGDIGTIGNGFGEAEYDARFNGVRSITMLISKSKDGNSIHVVDRVKKEVDSFKESLPEGISIELSNDNTFFIRDTLSTLGWNSLMGFIVLVLVLFVFIGLRNSLITALGIPITFAITFIFMEWYGESLNGNSLFALVLVLGMIVDHAIVIIENSYRHQQTGLSPAQAAIVGTNEVVKPVIAATMTTVAAFLPLMLLPGIMGKFMRIIPIISCLALIASTGEALLFLPCHFAEWGGKVKQKGTGFIGRWQGAFKGLIEKLFRRRRLVMLATVTTIVVAAIMTKFVQEDLFAEEDWTMFYVDIELPSGTPRETTDKIVRRFEERLAPFIGKGEIVSLTTTVGMMQTDDDWVEQDNVGQITVDVTELKDGRDRPMVTIMDDFKKLCNDIPGAENVGFRKVNSGPPMGKPVEFRLSGDNYNDMASIADDFKNILSEYPELYNIKDNFNPGAPEIHVVLNEERAAELGLSTAQIGMYIRNCFEGALATTYYDRDEEIDVIVKLDKKDRNSIDDVLQMKFPTPDGRLIPFSTVCSIERKTGISIIKRHEQKREITVTAAADDKKNIKTINARVEQVFNEKFKQSYPGISLKMGGEWQEFKVLLMDILRLFWIGLFLIYVILGTQFKSFIQPVIIMFTIPFAFVGCIMFLFFSGTPISAVVLFAGVALAGISVNDSIVLISFINNLRSKGISIADAVSEGASVRLRPIILTSVTTIAGLLPMAIGLGGHSATWGPMAATIIFGLFFSTIGTLIVIPCAYGILDDATSFFRLKKK, encoded by the coding sequence ATGAACATCGGTAAATTCTCAGTAACCAACTCTGTTTTTGTCAACATCCTGATGGCCGCCATTCTCTTTCTGGGAATATTTTCCTTTATCCGTCTTCCCCGGGAAGTCATGAGCGAGGTCAACTTTTCCTGGGTGCTCATCGCGGTCCCGTATCCCGGCGTTTCGGCAGAAGAAGTCGAAAAAAATATCACCTCCAAAATCGAGCAGGAGGTATCGGATGTTGATCATATAAAAAAGATAACCTCAACCACCCGTGATGGATACTGTACTATTTTTGCCCAGTTTGAGGATATAATATCCGATGATGAATTCCGCCGGGCCTACCAGGACCTCCGGGCTGAATTCGACAAAGTGGAGCTCCCCGAAGGGACGCTGGAACCCTATATCGATGACTTTTCTTCATCGGACATGCTCTCCATTCTCAGTATCAACATGATCGATAATGCGGGTAACACCCGTGTTTTGAACAAAGCCGCCGAAGATTTGAAAGATAAACTGCTCGATGTCGATGATATTTCCAAAGTCGAGTTTTACGGCGGACAGGAACGTGAAATCTGGATCCAGATCGACCGTGACCGGATGGAGGCTTTCGGTATCTCCCTGGATGAGGTTATCAGTAGTGTCCGGCTCAAGAACACCAATATCCCCGGCGGTTCGCTGGATCTTGACAATCGATCGTACAACCTCAAAACGCGGGGTGAAATTACCCGATCCGCCGATTTTGCCGATATCATTGTCCGAAGACGGCCTGATGAGGGGTCGGTGGCGGTTGGCGATATCGGTACCATCGGCAACGGCTTTGGAGAAGCCGAGTACGATGCCCGGTTTAACGGCGTCCGGTCGATCACCATGCTCATCTCCAAGAGCAAAGATGGCAATTCGATTCATGTTGTTGACAGGGTAAAAAAAGAGGTCGACTCGTTCAAAGAGAGCCTCCCCGAAGGAATTTCTATCGAACTCTCCAACGATAATACCTTTTTTATCCGGGATACACTCAGTACGCTCGGCTGGAATTCATTAATGGGATTTATTGTTCTGGTGCTGGTCCTGTTTGTCTTTATCGGTTTACGCAACTCCCTGATCACCGCTCTTGGTATTCCCATCACCTTTGCCATAACGTTCATATTCATGGAATGGTATGGCGAATCGCTGAATGGTAATTCACTTTTTGCACTCGTTTTGGTGCTGGGAATGATCGTGGACCACGCAATCGTTATTATCGAAAATAGCTACCGTCATCAGCAGACGGGATTATCACCTGCTCAGGCTGCGATAGTCGGTACCAATGAAGTTGTCAAACCGGTTATTGCCGCCACCATGACGACGGTGGCGGCCTTTCTTCCCCTTATGCTTCTTCCGGGAATCATGGGAAAATTCATGCGGATCATTCCGATCATCTCCTGTCTTGCCCTGATCGCCTCGACCGGTGAAGCCCTCCTGTTTCTTCCCTGCCATTTCGCAGAATGGGGAGGAAAGGTAAAACAGAAAGGGACCGGTTTTATCGGCCGCTGGCAGGGGGCGTTCAAGGGGCTTATCGAAAAGCTCTTTCGCCGCCGCCGGCTTGTCATGCTGGCAACGGTGACCACAATTGTCGTTGCGGCGATTATGACAAAATTCGTTCAGGAAGATCTTTTTGCCGAAGAAGACTGGACTATGTTTTATGTCGACATCGAGCTCCCCAGCGGCACGCCCCGGGAAACTACCGACAAGATTGTGCGGCGTTTCGAAGAACGTCTGGCGCCCTTTATCGGTAAAGGAGAAATCGTGTCCCTTACCACCACGGTCGGCATGATGCAGACCGATGATGACTGGGTCGAACAGGATAATGTCGGCCAGATTACCGTCGATGTTACCGAGCTGAAAGACGGACGGGACCGTCCGATGGTAACGATCATGGATGATTTCAAAAAGCTGTGCAATGATATCCCCGGCGCTGAAAATGTCGGGTTCCGCAAAGTTAACTCCGGCCCGCCCATGGGCAAACCGGTAGAATTCCGCCTCTCGGGTGATAATTACAACGATATGGCATCCATTGCCGACGATTTTAAAAATATCCTGAGTGAATATCCGGAACTCTACAATATCAAGGATAATTTCAACCCCGGCGCACCGGAAATTCATGTGGTACTCAACGAAGAACGGGCTGCTGAACTGGGACTCAGTACCGCGCAAATCGGCATGTATATCCGTAACTGTTTTGAAGGCGCTCTGGCGACAACCTACTATGACCGGGATGAAGAGATCGATGTTATTGTCAAGCTTGATAAAAAGGACCGGAATTCGATCGATGATGTTCTTCAGATGAAATTCCCTACTCCCGACGGCAGACTTATTCCCTTTTCAACCGTCTGCTCTATCGAGCGGAAAACCGGTATTTCCATTATCAAACGTCATGAACAGAAACGGGAAATCACGGTCACTGCCGCTGCAGACGACAAGAAGAATATCAAGACGATCAATGCCCGGGTAGAACAGGTATTCAATGAAAAGTTCAAGCAGTCCTATCCCGGCATTTCCCTGAAAATGGGCGGCGAATGGCAAGAATTCAAGGTGCTGCTCATGGATATTCTCAGACTGTTCTGGATCGGTCTGTTTCTTATCTATGTTATTTTAGGGACCCAGTTCAAATCCTTTATTCAGCCGGTAATTATCATGTTCACGATCCCCTTTGCCTTTGTGGGCTGCATTATGTTCCTCTTTTTCTCAGGCACCCCGATATCCGCCGTAGTGCTCTTTGCCGGTGTTGCTCTGGCTGGAATCAGTGTCAACGATTCGATCGTACTGATCAGCTTTATCAACAATCTGCGCAGCAAGGGCATAAGCATCGCCGACGCCGTTTCAGAAGGCGCCTCGGTCCGGCTCCGCCCGATCATACTGACCTCGGTGACAACGATCGCCGGACTGCTCCCCATGGCAATCGGCCTGGGTGGCCATTCCGCAACCTGGGGCCCCATGGCCGCAACGATCATTTTCGGCCTGTTTTTTTCCACGATCGGAACCCTGATTGTGATCCCCTGCGCGTACGGTATCCTGGATGATGCTACCTCATTTTTTCGGTTGAAGAAGAAATGA